The following coding sequences are from one Musa acuminata AAA Group cultivar baxijiao chromosome BXJ1-6, Cavendish_Baxijiao_AAA, whole genome shotgun sequence window:
- the LOC135581937 gene encoding beta-glucuronosyltransferase GlcAT14B-like, with protein sequence METKSPPPPSQQQRRRKWVVPLLASFFLSSLVISAFVFSSSSSSSAFASASLSRQALLLLSFSQISPASGEPLFVESKLHHPPPTPAAASDRPVRGLAYLISGSAGDGGSLRRTLRALYHPANQYVLHLDLEAPAAERLELATAVRDDPVYARFGNVRVVARANLVTYRGPTMVANTLHAASILLKEGGDWDWFINLSASDYPLVTQDDLLYTLSSLPRQLNFIEHTSDIGWKEYHRAKPLIIDPGLYSLQKTDVFWVTEKRSLPTAFKLFTGSAWMMLSHQFMEFCLWGWDNLPRTVLMYYANFLSSPEGYFHTVICNAPEFRNTTVNHDLHFISWDNPPKQHPHFLTLSDFPRLVSSNTPFARKFGRDDPVLDKIDKELLGRHPDGFVPSAWFDALKSNTTINDLQYTVRSVSDLRPGPGAERLKTLITGLLSADGFDEKHCI encoded by the exons ATGGAGACGAAGTCACCCCCACCGCCgtcgcagcagcagcggcgacggaAGTGGGTGGTGCCGCTTCTCGCCTCTTTCTTCTTGTCGTCCCTCGTCATCTCCGCTTTTGtcttctcctcctcgtcctcttcgTCCGCCTTCGCTTCCGCGTCCTTGTCCCGCcaggccctcctcctcctctccttctcccaGATCTCCCCCGCCAGCGGCGAGCCCCTGTTCGTGGAGTCGAAGCTCCACCACCCTCCGCCGACGCCCGCTGCCGCCTCGGATCGGCCGGTACGCGGCCTCGCCTATCTCATCTCCGGCTCCGCTGGCGATGGCGGCAGCCTGCGGCGGACCCTCCGCGCGCTCTACCACCCGGCCAACCAGTACGTTCTCCACCTCGATCTGGAGGCCCCCGCGGCGGAACGCCTCGAGCTCGCCACCGCCGTCCGGGACGATCCCGTCTATGCTCGTTTCGGCAACGTGAGGGTCGTCGCCCGAGCTAACCTGGTCACCTACCGCGGCCCTACCATGGTCGCCAACACACTCCACGCCGCCTCCATCCTCCTTAAGGAGGGCGGCGATTGGGACTGGTTCATCAACCTCAGCGCCTCCGATTACCCTCTCGTGACCCAGGATG ATCTACTTTACACACTGTCAAGTTTGCCTAGACAGCTGAACTTTATTGAACATACCAGTGACATCGGATGGAAGGA GTATCACAGGGCTAAGCCTTTAATTATAGACCCTGGACTTTATAGCTTGCAGAAGACGGATGTTTTTTGGGTTACTGAGAAAAGGAGTCTTCCCACTGCATTCAAGCTCTTTACAG GATCTGCTTGGATGATGCTCTCTCACCAGTTCATGGAATTCTGTTTATGGGGGTGGGACAACCTTCCAAGGACAGTTCTAATGTATTACGCAAACTTTCTGTCATCCCCCGAGGGGTACTTCCACACAGTTATCTGCAATGCCCCTGAGTTCCGCAACACCACTGTCAACCATGACCTTCATTTTATATCCTGGGACAACCCTCCAAAGCAGCATCCTCACTTTCTCACCCTAAGTGATTTCCCGAGGCTAGTCAGCAGCAACACCCCATTTGCACGGAAGTTTGGCAGAGATGACCCAGTGCTTGACAAGATTGACAAGGAGCTCTTGGGCCGTCATCCCGATGGCTTTGTGCCTAGTGCGTGGTTTGATGCACTGAAGTCGAATACTACTATCAATGATCTACAGTATACAGTGAGGAGTGTCTCTGACCTCAGGCCTGGGCCAGGTGCTGAGAGGCTTAAAACCCTAATTACAGGGCTGCTTTCGGCAGATGGTTTTGACGAGAAACACTGCATTTGA
- the LOC135675820 gene encoding heme oxygenase 1, chloroplastic-like → MASSTLPISQSLPFSAHPRAIISAFLGKHPHRLLCRPRGGAGGWMPLRTMVVSATTTETPKKRQAAGGTRDRGFVDEMRAVAMKLHTRDQAKEGEKTSESPPVSKWEPSVEGYLRFLVDSKLVYDTLETIVQKAAYPSYAEFRNTGLERSEKLAKDLVWFKDQGHTIPEPSSVGASYAKYLEELSEKDPQAFICHFYNVYFAHTAGGRMIGRKVAEKILDNKELEFYEWDGDLSQMLQNVRDKLNRVASSWSREEKDHCLEETEKSFKYSGSILRLILS, encoded by the exons ATGGCATCGTCGACGCTTCCGATCTCTCAATCACTACCCTTCTCCGCCCACCCTCGCGCTATCATCTCCGCCTTCCTCGGCAAGCACCCCCACCGCCTCCTTTGCCGCCCCCGCGGAGGTGCCGGCGGCTGGATGCCCCTGCGGACCATGGTCGTATCCGCCACCACGACCGAGACGCCGAAGAAGCGTCAGGCGGCTGGGGGAACCCGGGACCGTGGGTTCGTCGACGAGATGAGGGCTGTCGCGATGAAGCTGCACACCAGGGATCAAGCCAAGGAGGGGGAGAAAACCTCCGAATCGCCGCCCGTTAGCAAGTGGGAGCCTTCCGTCGAAGGGTACCTCCGGTTCTTGGTCGACAGCAAGCTCGTCTACGATACGCTTGAGACCATCGTCCAGAAGGCCGCCTATCCATCCT ATGCTGAGTTCAGGAATACTGGCTTGGAAAGGTCGGAGAAATTAGCCAAAGACTTAGTGTGGTTCAAGGACCAAGGACATACCATCCCTGAACCCTCTTCTGTAGGTGCTTCTTATGCTAAGTATCTGGAGGAGCTATCGGAAAAGGATCCTCAAGCTTTCATCTGCCACTTCTACAATGTATATTTTGCTCATACTGCTGGTGGTCGAATGATTGGTAGAAAG GTAGCAGAGAAAATCTTGGACAACAAAGAGCTGGAGTTCTACGAGTGGGATGGTGATCTCTCCCAAATGTTGCAGAATGTCCGTGATAAGCTGAATAGAGTTGCTTCT AGCTGGTCCAGAGAAGAGAAGGATCATTGTTTGGAAGAGACCGAGAAATCATTCAAATATTCAGGATCAATACTCCGTCTTATACTATCCTAG
- the LOC135677655 gene encoding ethylene-responsive transcription factor WIN1-like — MVQSKKFRGVRQRHWGSWVAEIRHPLLKRRVWLGTFETAEEAARAYDEAAVLMSGRNAKTNFPVHRASEGEDAAAAHSSSKALAEVLSAKLRKCCKTTPSPSLTCLRLDTEKSHIGVWQKRAGTRADSSWVMTVELGSVGSGGQEISEATMAPSPLAGEGTSSQEAVGEMDDEERLALQMIEELLSRNRPTSSSSHAGMEGEDHSFFL; from the exons ATGGTACAGTCCAAGAAGTTTAGAGGAGTCAGGCAACGCCACTGGGGCTCCTGGGTTGCTGAGATAAGACATCCTCTCCT CAAGCGACGCGTGTGGCTGGGCACCTTCGAGacggcggaggaggcggcgcgagccTACGACGAGGCCGCGGTGCTCATGAGCGGCCGCAACGCCAAGACCAACTTCCCGGTGCACCGGGCGTCCGAGGGGGAGGACGCTGCCGCCGCCCACTCGTCCTCCAAGGCCCTGGCGGAGGTCCTCAGCGCCAAGCTCCGTAAGTGCTGCAAGACCACCCCGTCCCCCTCGCTCACCTGCCTCCGCCTCGACACAGAGAAGTCCCACATCGGCGTGTGGCAGAAGCGCGCCGGCACCCGCGCCGACTCCAGCTGGGTCATGACCGTGGAGCTCGGGAGCGTCGGCAGCGGCGGGCAGGAGATCAGCGAGGCGACGATGGCGCCGTCGCCGCTCGCGGGGGAGGGCACGTCGTCGCAGGAGGCGGTCGGAGAGATGGACGACGAGGAGAGGCTGGCGTTGCAGATGATAGAAGAGCTCCTCAGTAGGAACCGCCCGACCTCCTCCTCTTCACATGCAGGGATGGAAGGTGAAGATCACAGCTTCTTCCTCTAA
- the LOC135675821 gene encoding EIN3-binding F-box protein 1-like isoform X1 encodes MRSQDRRSCYRGNDDIGPGGPLFSNLMDSSLLLSLTYNFDAYCPPSKRHRITSLICKAGEKTADEKQQPRSIDTLPDECLFEILQRLPGDKERSNSACVSKRWLMLLCSIRSSELADRKKHRNESVKKPLPDLNKDVSEDEQESENNGFHTRRLDAEEATDIRLASIALGTCSRGGLGKLLIRGSNSTRVTDVGLSAIAHGCPSLRALSMWKVPLITDAGLSEIADGCPLLEKLDLCQCPQISDRGLIAVAQKCPKLTSLTIESCSSVGNEGLQAIGRCCPKLKSVTIKNCLHVGDQGITSLVSSASSSLERIKLQTLSISDVALAVIGHYGKNVIDLSLSGLQNVYEKGFWVMGSTLGLRKLRSISITCCNGLTDIALQAIAKGSPFLKHLFVRKSCYLSDSGLSAFAESAKELENLHLEDCNQITLIGVLGALSKCSPQLKSLSLVRCLGIKDTAFAPVQLPSCISLRSLTIRDCPGVSSASLQVVGKICPQLQNIDLSGQVGVTDTFLLPLIKSSDVGFVQVNLNGCVNVTDDLVTTLVKAHGSTLKMLNLCGCKKITDRSLLAIADGCSVIEDLDLSSCSVSDYGVAVLASARQLQLQILSLASCSKVTVKSLPFLGNLGQSMVGLNLQHCSLISTRGMKLLEEKLWWCDIIS; translated from the exons ATGAGATCTCAGGATCGACGCAGCTGTTATCGAG GCAACGATGATATCGGCCCTGGTGGCCCTCTTTTCTCAAACCTCATGGATTCGAGCCTCCTGCTATCTCTCACCTATAACTTTGATGCCTACTGCCCGCCTAGTAAGAGGCATCGGATCACTTCTCTTATTTGCAAAGCAGGAGAAAAAACTGCAGATGAAAAGCAGCAGCCCCGATCGATCGACACCCTTCCTGACGAATGCCTCTTTGAGATCCTCCAGCGGTTACCAGGAGATAAGGAGAGGAGCAACTCCGCTTGCGTCTCTAAGCGCTGGCTTATGCTGCTGTGCAGCATCCGTTCTTCTGAGCTCGCTGATAGGAAGAAGCATAGGAATGAATCCGTGAAGAAACCCTTGCCTGATCTGAACAAAGATGTGTCTGAAGACGAGCAGGAAAGTGAGAACAATGGGTTTCATACCAGGCGCTTGGATGCAGAGGAAGCTACAGATATTAGACTTGCTTCCATCGCCCTTGGAACCTGTAGCCGTGGTGGGTTAGGCAAGCTTCTCATCCGAGGAAGCAATTCGACTCGGGTCACTGATGTTGGGCTTTCTGCAATTGCTCATGGTTGCCCTTCCCTTCGGGCCCTATCTATGTGGAAGGTACCATTGATAACTGATGCTGGCCTATCAGAGATTGCAGATGGATGCCCGCTGCTGGAAAAGCTTGACCTCTGCCAGTGCCCACAGATTTCGGACAGGGGCTTGATAGCTGTTGCTCAGAAGTGCCCCAAGTTGACATCGTTGACAATTGAATCTTGCTCAAGCGTCGGTAATGAAGGTCTGCAGGCTATTGGTCGGTGCTGTCCAAAATTAAAGTCTGTTACCATAAAAAACTGCCTACATGTTGGTGACCAAGGAATTACAAGCTTGGTCTCTTCAGCATCTTCTTCCCTGGAAAGGATAAAACTTCAGACCTTGTCCATCAGCGATGTCGCTCTTGCAGTCATTGGTCACTATGGGAAAAATGTAATTGACTTATCCCTGTCTGGTCTCCAGAATGTTTATGAGAAGGGATTCTGGGTTATGGGAAGTACTCTTGGCTTGAGGAAGTTGAGGTCCATCAGTATCACTTGTTGCAACGGGCTCACTGATATAGCCTTGCAAGCTATTGCCAAGGGTTCCCCCTTCCTGAAGCATCTCTTTGTTCGCAAGTCTTGCTACCTGTCTGATTCTGGTTTGAGTGCTTTTGCTGAAAGTGCAAAGGAACTTGAGAATTTGCACCTTGAGGATTGTAATCAGATCACTCTTATAGGTGTCCTCGGTGCTCTTTCGAAATGCAGTCCCCAGTTGAAGTCTCTAAGTCTGGTGAGATGCTTGGGCATCAAAGACACAGCTTTTGCCCCAGTCCAACTGCCATCTTGCATTTCACTTAGGTCTCTGACTATTCGTGACTGTCCAGGAGTCAGCAGTGCTAGCTTACAAGTGGTAGGGAAGATCTGCCCCCAGTTACAGAATATAGACTTGAGTGGACAAGTTGGAGTGACTGACACATTTCTCCTCCCTTTGATCAAGAGTTCTGATGTCGGCTTTGTGCAGGTCAATCTGAATGGTTGTGTTAATGTGACAGATGATTTGGTAACTACGCTGGTTAAGGCACATGGAAGTACTCTGAAGATGCTTAATCTTTGTGGTTGTAAGAAGATCACTGATAGAAGCCTCCTGGCAATTGCGGATGGTTGTTCTGTGATTGAGGACCTTGATTTGTCCAGTTGCTCTGTGAGTGATTATGGTGTTGCAGTCCTGGCATCAGCAAGGCAGCTTCAGCTGCAGATTCTCTCTCTTGCAAGTTGCTCAAAGGTCACAGTGAAGAGTCTGCCATTCTTGGGGAACTTGGGGCAGTCCATGGTGGGCCTGAATCTCCAGCACTGCAGCTTGATCAGCACCCGTGGTATGAAGTTGCTCGAGGAGAAGCTATGGTGGTGCGATATCATTTCCTAG
- the LOC135675821 gene encoding EIN3-binding F-box protein 1-like isoform X2 — protein sequence MAALVNCAGNDDIGPGGPLFSNLMDSSLLLSLTYNFDAYCPPSKRHRITSLICKAGEKTADEKQQPRSIDTLPDECLFEILQRLPGDKERSNSACVSKRWLMLLCSIRSSELADRKKHRNESVKKPLPDLNKDVSEDEQESENNGFHTRRLDAEEATDIRLASIALGTCSRGGLGKLLIRGSNSTRVTDVGLSAIAHGCPSLRALSMWKVPLITDAGLSEIADGCPLLEKLDLCQCPQISDRGLIAVAQKCPKLTSLTIESCSSVGNEGLQAIGRCCPKLKSVTIKNCLHVGDQGITSLVSSASSSLERIKLQTLSISDVALAVIGHYGKNVIDLSLSGLQNVYEKGFWVMGSTLGLRKLRSISITCCNGLTDIALQAIAKGSPFLKHLFVRKSCYLSDSGLSAFAESAKELENLHLEDCNQITLIGVLGALSKCSPQLKSLSLVRCLGIKDTAFAPVQLPSCISLRSLTIRDCPGVSSASLQVVGKICPQLQNIDLSGQVGVTDTFLLPLIKSSDVGFVQVNLNGCVNVTDDLVTTLVKAHGSTLKMLNLCGCKKITDRSLLAIADGCSVIEDLDLSSCSVSDYGVAVLASARQLQLQILSLASCSKVTVKSLPFLGNLGQSMVGLNLQHCSLISTRGMKLLEEKLWWCDIIS from the exons ATGGCGGCGCTCGTCAACTGCGCAG GCAACGATGATATCGGCCCTGGTGGCCCTCTTTTCTCAAACCTCATGGATTCGAGCCTCCTGCTATCTCTCACCTATAACTTTGATGCCTACTGCCCGCCTAGTAAGAGGCATCGGATCACTTCTCTTATTTGCAAAGCAGGAGAAAAAACTGCAGATGAAAAGCAGCAGCCCCGATCGATCGACACCCTTCCTGACGAATGCCTCTTTGAGATCCTCCAGCGGTTACCAGGAGATAAGGAGAGGAGCAACTCCGCTTGCGTCTCTAAGCGCTGGCTTATGCTGCTGTGCAGCATCCGTTCTTCTGAGCTCGCTGATAGGAAGAAGCATAGGAATGAATCCGTGAAGAAACCCTTGCCTGATCTGAACAAAGATGTGTCTGAAGACGAGCAGGAAAGTGAGAACAATGGGTTTCATACCAGGCGCTTGGATGCAGAGGAAGCTACAGATATTAGACTTGCTTCCATCGCCCTTGGAACCTGTAGCCGTGGTGGGTTAGGCAAGCTTCTCATCCGAGGAAGCAATTCGACTCGGGTCACTGATGTTGGGCTTTCTGCAATTGCTCATGGTTGCCCTTCCCTTCGGGCCCTATCTATGTGGAAGGTACCATTGATAACTGATGCTGGCCTATCAGAGATTGCAGATGGATGCCCGCTGCTGGAAAAGCTTGACCTCTGCCAGTGCCCACAGATTTCGGACAGGGGCTTGATAGCTGTTGCTCAGAAGTGCCCCAAGTTGACATCGTTGACAATTGAATCTTGCTCAAGCGTCGGTAATGAAGGTCTGCAGGCTATTGGTCGGTGCTGTCCAAAATTAAAGTCTGTTACCATAAAAAACTGCCTACATGTTGGTGACCAAGGAATTACAAGCTTGGTCTCTTCAGCATCTTCTTCCCTGGAAAGGATAAAACTTCAGACCTTGTCCATCAGCGATGTCGCTCTTGCAGTCATTGGTCACTATGGGAAAAATGTAATTGACTTATCCCTGTCTGGTCTCCAGAATGTTTATGAGAAGGGATTCTGGGTTATGGGAAGTACTCTTGGCTTGAGGAAGTTGAGGTCCATCAGTATCACTTGTTGCAACGGGCTCACTGATATAGCCTTGCAAGCTATTGCCAAGGGTTCCCCCTTCCTGAAGCATCTCTTTGTTCGCAAGTCTTGCTACCTGTCTGATTCTGGTTTGAGTGCTTTTGCTGAAAGTGCAAAGGAACTTGAGAATTTGCACCTTGAGGATTGTAATCAGATCACTCTTATAGGTGTCCTCGGTGCTCTTTCGAAATGCAGTCCCCAGTTGAAGTCTCTAAGTCTGGTGAGATGCTTGGGCATCAAAGACACAGCTTTTGCCCCAGTCCAACTGCCATCTTGCATTTCACTTAGGTCTCTGACTATTCGTGACTGTCCAGGAGTCAGCAGTGCTAGCTTACAAGTGGTAGGGAAGATCTGCCCCCAGTTACAGAATATAGACTTGAGTGGACAAGTTGGAGTGACTGACACATTTCTCCTCCCTTTGATCAAGAGTTCTGATGTCGGCTTTGTGCAGGTCAATCTGAATGGTTGTGTTAATGTGACAGATGATTTGGTAACTACGCTGGTTAAGGCACATGGAAGTACTCTGAAGATGCTTAATCTTTGTGGTTGTAAGAAGATCACTGATAGAAGCCTCCTGGCAATTGCGGATGGTTGTTCTGTGATTGAGGACCTTGATTTGTCCAGTTGCTCTGTGAGTGATTATGGTGTTGCAGTCCTGGCATCAGCAAGGCAGCTTCAGCTGCAGATTCTCTCTCTTGCAAGTTGCTCAAAGGTCACAGTGAAGAGTCTGCCATTCTTGGGGAACTTGGGGCAGTCCATGGTGGGCCTGAATCTCCAGCACTGCAGCTTGATCAGCACCCGTGGTATGAAGTTGCTCGAGGAGAAGCTATGGTGGTGCGATATCATTTCCTAG
- the LOC135677656 gene encoding aldehyde oxidase GLOX-like — protein MTSIMDHTKLIFLLLETVVAATAAGGGQWALLQRSIGVSAMHMQLLHNDRVVVFDRTDFGPSNLSLPVGKCRNDPDEKALRVDCTAHSVEYDVAANTFRPLMLLTDAWCSSGTVAPDGTLVQTGGFNDGERASRTFRPCDDCRCNWVEVPQALAVRRWYATNQILPDGRAIVVGGRRQFNYEFYPKSPDASDLRTIALPFLRDTRDAVENNLYPFVHLNIDGNLFVFANNRAILLDYTKNTVVKTYPKMPGGEPRNYPSTGSSVLLPLKPSPKEAEVLICGGAPMGSYVQALQSRGFVRALDTCGRIKITEAAASWSMETMPVPRVMGDMVLLPSGEVLMINGAAAGTAGWELARDPVLTPVVYRPERPAGARFDIQSPSTTPRLYHSTAVLLRDGRVLVGGSNPNVNYNFSGVEFPTELSLEAFSPAYLSPAHSARRPRIVTSPSPLRLSYGKRFSLQFTAGAVGDEGVRVTMVAPSFATHSFSMNQRLLVLETEAAAKAADSGTYQVMAMAPASAILAPSGYYMVFVVNGGVPSESNWAHIQ, from the coding sequence ATGACATCAATCATGGACCACACTAagctcatcttcctcctcctggAAACTGTGGTGGCTGCCACTGCCGCCGGTGGTGGGCAATGGGCGCTCCTCCAGCGCAGCATCGGCGTCTCCGCCATGCACATGCAGCTCTTGCACAACGACCGCGTCGTCGTCTTCGACCGCACCGACTTCGGCCCCTCCAACCTCTCCCTTCCCGTCGGCAAATGCCGCAACGACCCCGACGAGAAGGCTCTCCGGGTCGACTGCACCGCGCATTCCGTCGAGTACGACGTGGCCGCCAACACCTTCCGCCCGCTCATGCTCTTGACCGACGCCTGGTGCTCCTCCGGCACCGTCGCCCCGGACGGCACCCTCGTCCAGACCGGCGGCTTCAACGACGGCGAGCGCGCCTCTCGCACGTTCCGCCCCTGCGACGACTGCCGCTGCAACTGGGTCGAGGTCCCACAGGCTCTCGCCGTACGCCGGTGGTACGCCACCAACCAGATCCTCCCTGACGGCCGGGCGATCGTCGTCGGAGGCCGACGCCAATTCAACTACGAGTTCTATCCCAAATCGCCGGATGCTTCCGACCTGCGCACCATTGCTTTACCCTTCCTCCGAGACACCAGGGACGCCGTAGAGAACAATCTCTATCCGTTCGTCCACCTCAACATCGACGGCAACCTCTTCGTTTTCGCCAACAACCGTGCCATCCTGCTCGACTACACGAAGAACACCGTGGTGAAGACTTACCCGAAAATGCCCGGCGGCGAACCCAGGAACTACCCGAGCACCGGATCGTCGGTTCTGCTGCCGCTGAAACCGTCGCCGAAGGAGGCCGAGGTGTTGATATGCGGCGGAGCACCGATGGGTTCGTACGTGCAAGCGTTGCAGAGCAGGGGCTTCGTTCGGGCGCTGGACACGTGTGGGAGGATTAAGATCACGGAAGCCGCCGCGTCCTGGTCCATGGAGACGATGCCCGTGCCGAGGGTCATGGGGGACATGGTGCTGCTGCCCAGCGGCGAAGTACTTATGATCAACGGCGCGGCGGCAGGGACCGCCGGGTGGGAGCTCGCCCGGGACCCGGTGCTGACGCCCGTCGTCTACCGCCCCGAGAGGCCCGCCGGCGCCCGTTTCGACATCCAGAGCCCCTCCACGACGCCCCGCCTCTACCATTCCACCGCGGTACTGCTGCGCGACGGCAGGGTGCTCGTCGGCGGGAGCAACCCCAACGTCAACTACAACTTCTCCGGCGTCGAGTTCCCGACCGAGCTCAGCTTGGAGGCCTTCTCTCCAGCCTACCTGAGCCCAGCGCACTCGGCACGACGGCCGCGTATCGTCACCTCGCCATCTCCGCTTCGGCTGAGCTACGGGAAACGATTCAGCTTACAGTTCACGGCCGGGGCGGTGGGCGACGAAGGAGTCCGGGTGACGATGGTTGCGCCGTCCTTCGCGACGCACTCGTTCTCGATGAACCAGAGGCTGCTTGTTCTGGAGACGGAGGCGGCGGCGAAGGCGGCCGACAGCGGCACCTATCAAGTGATGGCGATGGCGCCGGCATCGGCCATTTTGGCGCCTTCAGGGTATTATATGGTGTTCGTGGTGAACGGTGGGGTGCCGAGCGAGAGCAATTGGGCCCATATACAGTGA